Proteins encoded by one window of Hafnia alvei:
- the yfdE gene encoding CoA:oxalate CoA-transferase → MPTKTDNDKGPFDGLLVIDLTHVLNGPFGTQLLSDLGARVIKVEIPEHGDDTRSYGPFIDNESLYYSFVNRGKESIALNLKDECDREVFTALVKKADVLAENFRPGTMEKLGFSYQDIVKINPNIIYASSSGFGQTGELKNSPAYDTIIQAMSGIMMETGFPDSPPTRVGTSISDLCAGVFMFCGITSALYGRDRNGRGSHVDIAMFDSTIAFLEHGLMAYVATGKAPERIGNRHPSMSPFDIYMTDDKYISICCGNDSLFEKLCNGIRRTDLADDPRFSCNALRVANQAELKVELEFTLKTKASDEWVEIIRNFGVPVAPLLTVKEAMELPQIVDRNMLIESGGIKMPGNPIKLSGYPDPKKRPAAPNLNEHGEKIRKEFL, encoded by the coding sequence CTATTGGTTATAGATCTTACACACGTATTAAATGGCCCATTTGGAACACAGCTATTATCTGACTTAGGCGCTAGAGTCATTAAAGTAGAAATCCCAGAACACGGGGATGATACGAGAAGTTATGGTCCATTTATTGATAACGAATCTTTATATTACAGTTTTGTTAATAGAGGAAAAGAAAGTATCGCATTAAATCTAAAAGATGAGTGTGATAGAGAGGTATTCACAGCCCTAGTAAAAAAAGCAGATGTATTAGCTGAAAATTTTCGCCCAGGGACAATGGAAAAGTTAGGTTTTTCATACCAAGATATTGTAAAAATAAACCCAAATATCATTTATGCGTCCTCTTCTGGTTTCGGACAGACCGGAGAACTTAAAAACTCACCTGCCTACGATACTATTATACAGGCAATGAGTGGAATTATGATGGAAACAGGATTTCCAGATTCTCCCCCGACACGTGTTGGTACCTCCATTTCAGACTTATGCGCGGGTGTATTTATGTTTTGTGGAATCACCAGTGCATTATATGGCCGAGATAGAAATGGCAGGGGATCACATGTTGACATAGCAATGTTTGATTCAACAATAGCCTTTCTTGAACACGGACTTATGGCGTATGTTGCTACTGGGAAAGCACCTGAGAGAATAGGAAATAGACATCCTTCGATGTCTCCATTTGATATATACATGACGGATGATAAATATATATCTATATGTTGCGGCAATGATTCTTTATTTGAAAAATTATGCAATGGAATTAGGAGAACCGATCTTGCAGATGACCCTCGATTCTCTTGTAATGCTTTAAGAGTTGCAAACCAAGCTGAACTGAAGGTTGAGCTAGAATTCACCCTTAAAACTAAAGCAAGTGATGAGTGGGTAGAAATTATTAGGAATTTTGGCGTGCCGGTAGCACCACTATTAACAGTTAAAGAGGCAATGGAGTTACCACAGATTGTTGATAGAAATATGCTTATTGAATCAGGTGGCATTAAGATGCCAGGGAACCCAATAAAACTCAGCGGGTATCCAGATCCAAAAAAACGCCCAGCAGCACCAAACCTAAACGAGCATGGTGAAAAAATTCGCAAAGAATTTTTGTAA